TTTGACACAGCGGGGCGAGGATATGGTTAATAAGGGCCGGGATATTATCCGGACTTTAACTGGACTGTCAGAGCTGGAAAGAGAATTAAAAATATTGTTAAAATTACAAGAAGTTATAATTGTCCCCGGTGATTCTTACGAAGATGAGGTCATAAAACAAGAACTAGGAAGTGCTGCTTCAAAATTATTTAGAAGGTTGATTGATAGTAACTTTACAAAAGAAAAATGTAATGCTAAAGAGAAAGATAGCAAAGTAATAGCTGTTACTGGAGGGTCAACCCTTGCAGCTATGGCTGAAATGTTGCCCTCTAACTTGAATAAAGAAAACTTAACTGTGGTTCCGGCTAGAGGTGGTCTTGGTGAAAAAGTAGAACATCAGGCAAATACAGTAGCTTCTCAGATTGCCAAAAAATTAAATTGTGCATATCGAATGCTTCATGTACCGGACCAATTAAGCCAGGAGTCTGTTAAGAGCTTATTGTGCGAACCAACTATTAAAGAGATAATAACTCTTATTAAACAATCCCATATACTTTTTCATGGGATTGGAAGGGCAGAAGTTATGGCCAAGAGAAGAGGAATAAACGAAGAAGAAAGAGGATTTCTTGAAAGAGAAGGTGCGACTGGCGAAGCCTTTGGATTTTACCTAAACAGAGAGGGACAGGTAATTGAGAAAGTTAATACTGTAGGACTGACCCTTGATGATCTTGATGAGATACCTACAGTAGTAGCAATTGCAGGAGGCAGGGATAAAGCTGAAGCAATTCTAGCAATGATAGAAACAGAACACGATGACATACTAGTGACAGATGAGGGAGCTGCTAGAAAGATTATTGAATCAATAAAAATTTGACTCAACTGCAATTAAAAACAAAACTTTGTCCATATGACTTTTTGCAGTTTGAATTCAAAAGTTAGAAAAATACACAAAATAATTTGGAAAGGGGTTTTAACTTATGTCAATTAAAGTTGGTGTGAATGGTTTTGGCAGGATAGGGCGTGCTGTAATTAAGCTTTTACTTGATAAAGAAGGGGTGGATCTGGTTGCTATTAACAGTACAAGGGACCCGGATCTATTGTGTCATCTTTTGAAATATGATTCCCTTTATGGTATCTGGGAAAAAGAAGTTAAGCCTGGGGAGAAAGCTATCTATGTGGATGGCAAAGAGATAAAAATTTTGGGAGAAAGAAATCCAGAAAAGCTTGAATGGGACTCTTTGGATATTGATGTTGTAGTAGAGGCTACAGGACAATTCAGAGAGCGTGATGAAGCTTCGAAACATCTGGGTGGAAGTGTCAAAAAAGTCCTGATAACAGCACCTGGGAAGAATGAAGATTTGATGATTGTAATGGGTGTAAATGAAGAAGATTATGACCCAAACAAACATCATGTTGTATCAAATGCATCTTGTACCACAAATTGTGTAGCCCCACTGGTAAAAGTTTTGAATGATCAATTTGGGGTAAAAGAAGCTATGATGACTACAATTCATGCTTATACTAATGATCAAGTTTTACTAGACAATTCTCACAAAGATAAAAGAAGAGCTAGAGCTGCTTCCATGTCAATAATTCCAACGACAACTGGTGCAGCTCAAGCAGTGTCTAAGGTTATACCTTCCCTTGATGGTAGGATAGATGGAATTAGTTTTAGAGTACCAACTCCTACCGTGTCTACTGTTGATTTAGTTGCTACCCTAGAGAAAGATGTATCTGAAGAAGAAATAAATAAAGCTTTTGATGAGGCTGCTAGGACTTCTATGAAGGGGATACTAGATTATAATGAAGAGCCTTTAGTTTCGATCGACTATACTGGTAACCACCATTCCGCGATAGTAGATGCTGACAGTACTATGAAAGTTGGCAAGGAAATGGCAAAGGTTGTGGCATGGTATGATAATGAATGGGGTTATTCAGTACGTGTGGTGGATTTAATTGAGTATATGGCAGATAAAGGGATATAAAAATATAATATAT
The Natranaerofaba carboxydovora genome window above contains:
- the gap gene encoding type I glyceraldehyde-3-phosphate dehydrogenase yields the protein MSIKVGVNGFGRIGRAVIKLLLDKEGVDLVAINSTRDPDLLCHLLKYDSLYGIWEKEVKPGEKAIYVDGKEIKILGERNPEKLEWDSLDIDVVVEATGQFRERDEASKHLGGSVKKVLITAPGKNEDLMIVMGVNEEDYDPNKHHVVSNASCTTNCVAPLVKVLNDQFGVKEAMMTTIHAYTNDQVLLDNSHKDKRRARAASMSIIPTTTGAAQAVSKVIPSLDGRIDGISFRVPTPTVSTVDLVATLEKDVSEEEINKAFDEAARTSMKGILDYNEEPLVSIDYTGNHHSAIVDADSTMKVGKEMAKVVAWYDNEWGYSVRVVDLIEYMADKGI
- a CDS encoding sugar-binding transcriptional regulator, with translation MEKELEFLHQLTPEIDEMIHLRYKILSNISYFQPIGRRNLANRLKIKERKLRNELEILNDRHFVQVSANGMYLTQRGEDMVNKGRDIIRTLTGLSELERELKILLKLQEVIIVPGDSYEDEVIKQELGSAASKLFRRLIDSNFTKEKCNAKEKDSKVIAVTGGSTLAAMAEMLPSNLNKENLTVVPARGGLGEKVEHQANTVASQIAKKLNCAYRMLHVPDQLSQESVKSLLCEPTIKEIITLIKQSHILFHGIGRAEVMAKRRGINEEERGFLEREGATGEAFGFYLNREGQVIEKVNTVGLTLDDLDEIPTVVAIAGGRDKAEAILAMIETEHDDILVTDEGAARKIIESIKI